The following DNA comes from Thalassoglobus sp. JC818.
CGAAAGACTCCGGATTCATTAACTGGCAAGGTATCCACTTCGACGGCCGACACGGAACGCATCCTCGAATCGCTGGCACTCTTCAAATCGAGAATCCAACCGGCCCGGGCTGGGCGAATCCGCTGACAGCTGAGTTCGCGGACGATCAACGCGTCACAGGTCGTGACGGTCGAAAATATGGTCCGCTTCCCAAAGGCTGGGCCGATTTCAACGGACTGCACGTTGTCGGCGATCAGACGGTGATTGACTATTCGATTGACCAGACGCGCATTCTCGAAGTCCTCCAAACGACGGGAACAACTTCTCACGAAAATCAAACTTCAGACATCTTCAGCCGACAGCTTCACATCGCCCCAAACTCTCGACCGCTGACGAATCTCATCGCAACTCTCGAAGCAGAGTCGGTTCAGAGCGTCGCTCTCAGCGAGACGGCAGTTGCTCTCATTCCAGACCGCCAAGCTCAAACGCCGCAGTCGGCGAGTCAGTTTGATGGGCGGTCGCTGTATCAACTGAACGATCCTGAAAAGTTCGACACGTACGAAAACGATTTCTCCATCGTCGCTAAGATCCGAACCAGAACCGATGGAACGGTTTTCTCCCGAGCCCCGGAATCGGGTCCATGGGTTCCGAACGGAACATCACTCTTCATTCGAAACGGACGCCTGACCTACGACATTGGCTGGGTCGGCGCGGTGACGTCACGCAAGCGGATCGACGATGGGAAGTGGCATACCGTTGCCATGACATGGCGTCATGAATCAGGAGAGGTCAGCCTCTTCGTCGATGGACAACTCACCGGTTCCGGCGTCCTCAAACCAAAGAAGACTGCAAACCAACTCGCGGCGAAAATTGGATTCACTTCGGAAAACTTCCCTTCAAACAGCCACTTCGAGGGAGAAATCCAACAGTTTGATTTCTATTCCGAAGCTCTGAAAACTCCGAAACTTGTCGCACCGAATTCTGAAGTGAAGAACAACCTTGTCGCATCATTCCCCTTCGGCAATGCAACGCTGGACAGCGACGGGCAACTTGTCGGAATAGAGCAAGTAACGCGAATCACGAACAACTCCGCAAGCTCTAGCGGTCAGCCGAAAGCGATTCTGGCTGGAATCTTAGGAGACGTCGAAGGCTGCCAACTGCATTCAGACGCCAACCGACTATTGCTCACACTCTCTCCGCGAGATCAATCGCGCGATCTTCTGATCTGGACAATGACTCTCGACGCTAATGAGACGACGGAAGAAATGCGATCGATCTCCGAGCAGCTTGTCGATCTGATTGCTGTTGAATCGATTCCGAAACTACTTTCTCAACCACGACCACAGCGCTGGTCGGAGGTCGTCGAGACGGTGGCGACCACTTCACCTCCGAGCGAAGGGTTTCAGATCGACACCATCGCTGTCCCGACTGCCAATCCCTGGTTTTGCCGCATTCGCCTCTCCGGACACGACTTCTTCTCAGATGGCGATACTGCAGCTGTCAGTAGCTGGGATGGAGATGTCTGGCGTGTCAGCGGGTTGTCGACCATTGGCAATGGAGATTCGAATACTCAAAGCAAGCTGCACTGGCAGCGGATCGCCTCCGGTCTCTTTCAGCCACTCGGAGTGAAAATCGTCGACGATATTGTGTACGTCACGTGCCGAGATCAAATCGTTATTCTTCGAGATGAAAACGGTGATGGTGAGACCGATTTCTACGAGTGCTTCAATCAGGATCATCAGGTCACCGAACACTTCCATGAATTCGCGATGGGTCTCCAACGCGATGAACAGGGCAACTTCTACTACGCGAAGTCCGCTCGACATGCACTCAAAGCAGTCGTCCCCCATCACGGCACGCTGCTGAAAGTTTCCCCCGACGGAGAAACGACCGAGATCATCGCCAACGGATTTCGGGCAGCGAATGGTGTCTGTTTGAACCCTGATGGTTCGTTCATCGTCACCGACCAGGAGGGGCACTGGAATCCCAAGAACCGAATCAACTGGGTCACTGCCGGCGGGTTTTATGGAAACATGTTCGGATACCATGATGTGACGGACGAGTCCGATGACGCCATGATTCCTCCGCTGTGCTGGATCACAAACTCGTTCGACCGATCTCCGGCGGAACTGCTCTGGGTCGATACACCTGCATGGGGAAATTTGAACGGGATGCTGCTGAATCTCTCCTACGGCTACGGAAAGATCTATGTCGTTCCACACGAGCAAGTCGGCGATCAGCGACAGGGCGGAATGTGCGAACTCCCGATTCCGCAGTTTCCCACAGGCATCTGTCGCGGTCGATTCCATCCCGATGGATCGCTGTATCTCACGGGGCTGTTCGCCTGGGCCAGCCAACAGCAGAGTGAAGAAGGAGGATTCTATCGCGTGCGGAAAGTGGCTGGGCCGTCCACGCTACCAGTCGAACTCAATGCCAAACAAGGTCGGATGATCATCACGTGGTCAGACCCGATTCATCCGGACACATGTCGAGATCTCGAACGCTTCGAGGTCACAACCTGGGACCTTAAACGGACGGCCCGCTACGGATCGGATCACTACAACGTCAAAAACCTCCCCGTCGAATCAGTTCGATTGTCGGATGATCAACTTCGACTTGAACTCAGCATCCCGGACCTTGCACCAACATGGGGCATGGAAATTCGCTGTCGACTTCTCCTCGAAGATGGTTCCGAAGTTGAAAGAGTCATTCACAACACGATTCACGTGTTGGCAGAAGACTAAAAGAACTCCTGACGTGTAACAAAGAGATTTCACGCTTAGCGAGAAACCAGGAATTCAATCATTCGAATCTGGTTGAGTGTTCTTGTCGCGAGTGGAGTTGTGAAACTCGATGAGTTCCAAAGCACGGGAAGACAGTTTTTCGGCATTCGGCTGATCAACGAAGGTCAGTGAGAACGATTGAGGGACAGAATCGATCAGCCGATCGATTCCCTGTCTGCCGAACCCGAAGACCGTCATTTTGTTCTGCATCTGATAGAAGCGGTCTGCATGGTCGTCGTCTTCGTGATGGACAATCAGCAGTGCTCGATCGAGCTGATGATCACCGAACGCCATCCATTCCGGTGAGGGGAGGTCCCCCTCATGATTCACAGACATGACTTGCGGTGATGATTGATCACTCGACATCCACCAGTCATTTTCATCGAACTCCCCTCCGGGTGTTCCCTCATACAGCACCCAATAATGGCGATCGGCCGGCATTTTGGTCATCGTCCAGGTGAAGTGCTTCGGAAAGAATTCGTACAACGCAGCCCACTCTCCGTTTCCGGAGACTGCTTCGACAACAACTTTCCGTTCGGACTGTTCAACAACACCTGTCGAAGATGGGTCGGTCGCCTGATTTAGAGCGTGAAAGAAGTTTCCTCCCTCTTTGTAAACCGCATTCGGAAATCCGCGATATTCACCGGCAGCACCACTTTTTGCAGCTGGATGAAAACCAAGCCAGTCGTTTCCGTCTCGATCGAGCAGACTGCTCAAGCCTGCTCCGGTTTTCTCGAGAAAGTAGGTCGCTCGCGGTGTCGTCACCTGAAATGCGGGGAGATCTGCCGCTGACGAGTCTTTGGCATCGCTGTCGAGTTGAACGCCTGATGTTTTCGAAGCCTGTGAATCATCTACTGATTTCGGTCGAAATCTCACGAGCGAACCCGTTCCGCCCGCGAACTTGTTGTCGATCACCCAGGCATTTCGAAGCAGGACGTACAAAGACCCATCGTCTCCGAAACGCAAATCAACCGGGCGTCGCAGCCCAGCGGCGAAGTCGGAAACCTGGTCCGGCTGATCCGGATTGAGCCGCTTGATCCAACCATGCACAAAGTCAGCGAAGAAGTAGTCTCCCTCCCATTTGGATGAGAACTCTTTCGGAGCAAAATCTCCGCCGGAAATCGATGCTTGCGGATACCAGTGAACTGGACCTGCATATTGAGAGTCACTCGGTTGAGGGCCGTGATCGACTGTTGGCCATCCATAGTTGACTCCCTTGACTCCCCTATTCACCTCTTCAAATTTACCGCCAACGTCATTGATCAGCATCAGACCATCAGATTTCCGGAATGCGAACGTGAAGGGATTTCGAGCCCCAGACGCCCAGATCGCCTGATATTTTCCTGAAGTCTGATCTAGAAGTGGATTGTCAGCGGGAATGCTTCCGTCCTTATTAATTCGCAGAATCTTCCCGAGAAACGTATCGAGATGCTGCGCGGGCTCGCCGGCAGTTTGTTCGCCAATTCCGATAAACAAATCCCCGTCAGGCCCGAAGTGCAAAGCCCCTCCCTGATGACCGTTCGGAACCTTCCCTCCCATTTCGTTTTGATTGTCACCCACCAGAAGCACCTTCTCGCTGGAGGCAATCGCAACGTTTCCGTCGGCTTCGAATCGACTCACGCGGTGATGAGGATAGGGATCGGCAGCCACCCAACAGACATAGACATAGGGAACTTTCGGAAACTCCGGATCAACAGTCACCCCGATCACTCCCCGCTCCCAGGATGAATCGACAGGCAAAGTCACAAATGGTTCCGGCAGCAACTTTCCATTTTCGACGACGCGCACTTTCCCGGTTTGCTCGCAAATCAAGATGCGGCCATCCGGTAACACTTCGAGGGCGGTTGCCCCATCCAGCCCGGTCAGAATCGTTTCCACTTCATAGCCATCTGCAACGCGAATTGGCCCGTGAATCGATTCCCCCGGCTTTCCGCGCCCTTCCGGTCGAAGAGTCTCCAGATATGCAATGAGATCGGCGAACTGCTCGCTGGAAAGATGTTGAGCAAGACCTTCGGGCATCAATGAAACATCGCTCACTTGCTGCTGATCAATCTCTTCCCGAAGGATGTCACGACTCTTGCCTTCGACCGTCAACAGTGTGACTTCAGTCTCCGACTTCGGTTTGACGATGCCGTTGAGAATTCGTCCATCACTCATCACCAGCGAACTGGTTCGATATCCCTCGACGATTTGCCGAGACGGTTCGAGGAGCGATTCAATGAGATGAGGCCGGTCGAACTTGCCGCCGATCATCGTCAGATCTGGTCCAATGGCTCCTCCCTCAGAACCGACCTTGTGGCAGATCAGGCACTTCGTGACTTCCTCGCTTCGAAAGAGTTCCTTTCCCTTCTCTGGATCTCCAGCTTGTGTCAGTGCGAACTTTGCGAGTTGTTCAGTCTTTAAAGTCGTTTCTTCAGCGGACAAGAAATTCGCTGACATTACCGAGAGCGCGAAACAACAGAGACTCACAGAAGCCGCACATCGAAACATTGGATCTCCTCATCGGACTCGAACTTTGATTCGGATTCTGTTTGAGAGATTTCGTTAGAGAAGTGAATCTCGAATCGACGGACTCAGTCGTTCGCCAGTTCACGAACTTTCAAGTTGCGAATCTTGATTTGCATCGGTGGGCCCGAATGAAGCTGAAAGGCGATCAGACCGGATGACTTCCGATGCTCGGTGTCTTCATCGATCCCGATCGACATGACCCGATCGTTGATGATGTGAACAAACTGAAAGTCATTCGCAATCACGCGGCAACGATTCCAGCCGTGGCGATGAATTGCTTCTTCGAGGTCGGCCGGATCTCCAACGGTTCCGATCTTCTCGATCAGTGGCTTCTTGCCATTCTCGGGGTTCGTCCGAACGACGACTGCATCGCCGCGCTGGCCCATAAACATTCGCCCCTTTTCGTCGAAGAACATCCCGGAAAACTTATCCACTTTTCCGGAGTCAGTGGAATGCCACTGATCTTCAAAATCGCACTGGTAGCCGCCAATACTCCACTCGCCAATTTCCTGGCTGCGGTATTGGACACCCGAGTTGTACCCTTTCACCTGATACTCAAAGCTCAAGTCAAAGTTGCCAAACTCTCCGCCGCGATAAATCAGAAATGTGTTCTGCTCAGCTTTGTTGTCTGCTGTCGTCTCTCCAACGATGGCGCCTTCTTCGACTCGCCAGAATCGAGGATCGCCATCCCAACCGTCGAGTGTTTTTCCGTCGAAGAGAACCTTTTCAGCGCTCGCTTCCTGACCGGTAACATCAGCAACCGAAATTCCAAAGAGGACAGGAACGAGAAGCGACAGTCGTCGAAGACGCAGTTGAACCGCACAAGCACTCATCTCATCAACCCCCATCTCTCATGAATAGAACGTATGAAATTGAATTAACGCTGAGCCACCTTCTGAATGAAATCCGCCATGTCAGCGATGGCTTCCCGACTGGAATCAAAAACTGCTGCGAAGTGAACGAACCCGTGAAGCATGCCCGGATAAGCCTTGACCTGGACGTTACTCCCCTCCGAAATCATGCTCGAAGCGAATGCCTGTCCCTCGCTGTGAAGAACATCATACTCAGCCAGAACGACAAATGTTTCCGGCAGCCCCTTCAACGAATGCCGTCCTCTCAAAGCTGCATACGGGAACTTCTCGAGGACAATTTCCGGTCCCAGATAGTGATTCCAGAACCATTGCATATTCGCAGCGGTCAGTCCGAAGCCGGTCCCGAATTGTCGATATGAATCGGATTCGAAGTTCGGTTCAATCGCGGGATAAATCAGAACTTGGGCTGCTGGTTGAATATCTCCCTCTGCCTTTGCTCTGAGCGCAACCGCCGCAGCTAGATTTCCGCCAGCGCTGTCACCTGCGATGACAATTTTGGAAGGATCAATTCCGAACCGTCCCGGTTCCGAGCGGAGAATTTTGAAGACCTCGTGACAATCGTCGATGGCAGCTGGGTAGCGGTGTTCTGGCGGACGTCGATAGTCGACGGACACGACTTGCACTCCCGATGCAGCACAAAGATTGCGACAAAGGCTGTCGTGCGATTCCAGGTCTCCCAAAACCCATCCACCACCATGAAAGTAGAGGACGACCGACTCTGGCAATTCTGTCGACGGAGAATAACACCGCACCCGAATTCCCGAACCGACGGTCTCGTCACGGACCACGGGGAGATCTGCCCCTTCGCCGAAGACTTCTTGTAGACCGTCAAAGACTGTCCGGGCTTCTTCCGGAGTCATCTCTTCCCATCCGGGACGATTCTGCGCAGCGACGGCTGCCAGAAACGCTTCGGCTTGCGGATGAAGTGGCATCGTGTTCCTTTCAAAGTTCAGTCTGCGTGAACGGGTTGCCGAATCAGAATTGCCGGACCGGGCCACAGAACTTCCAACATGTGGTGTTCGGTCATCGATCGAATCGTGAAAACGTTGTCGCCGGTTCGAATCCAGTCCACTGAAATCGGAAGCTGATCGTAGTCATAATGGTGATTCTTTCCGTGAATTGGAAAGGAATGCCCATTCAAAGACAATGGTTCGTGATGTCCATCCCAACCGTGCCACGTTCGAAGGGCGAGTCGAGCTTCGGCTTTCGGGACCAACTTCAGAGCCACGGGAATTCGACACGACTCCTCCTGTCCCACACGAACTCCAAATCGAGTGGGAACGTCAATAGCCGGAAAGAGACGCACGGTGTGCGAGGTTCTTTCGAGCGTGAGTTCGTCCACAATTTCGGAAACGGTCCAGACTCCTCGTGAATCCTGCGCCCGAGCCAGCAAACGAACCGTTCGAGGATTCTGATTCGGCACCCACTTTGTGTCCCAAGTCTGTTCATAAGGTTCTCGCGTAAGGGTTCCGACGTGCTCGCTCAAGTGAGCTCGCTCTCCGCGAGTTGGCTGGAAGTAAGCTTCGTGCCAATCGAGGAATCTGCCGTCGCCGTTTTCATCGAAGTCGTTGTAACAGGCAACGACATCAACGCGTGAAACTCCATTCTCGCTCTCAGCAGAGAGACGGATGACCGGATTCTCTCCGAAGGTGCCTCCCGAAACGGGTGACTCAATTTTCACTTCGGGATGCGAGACACTTTCAGGGTCCAGGTACACCCGCAGACGCATTGAATACAATCCCCACTGCCCCCAGTTGGCATTCTCGATCACCCCGCATGTCCCTTCCAGCGTGTTCGTCCCTTCCTTCAGTTGATCGATCGGGACTTCAATTACGGGGTTGTCTTGCGAATAGAACTTTTCCGGAGGGAGACCGTCAGGAGTGGTCGAAATTTCCGGAATGGTCAGCCAGTCTCCTCCATTAAAGCGGACTCGCTTGTCTGTCGTTTTCAGGTGCCCTCCCCAGCGATCAAAAACAGCCGTCGCTCTCAGCACATGCGAAAGGTCATCGACTTCG
Coding sequences within:
- a CDS encoding PQQ-dependent sugar dehydrogenase — protein: MFRCAASVSLCCFALSVMSANFLSAEETTLKTEQLAKFALTQAGDPEKGKELFRSEEVTKCLICHKVGSEGGAIGPDLTMIGGKFDRPHLIESLLEPSRQIVEGYRTSSLVMSDGRILNGIVKPKSETEVTLLTVEGKSRDILREEIDQQQVSDVSLMPEGLAQHLSSEQFADLIAYLETLRPEGRGKPGESIHGPIRVADGYEVETILTGLDGATALEVLPDGRILICEQTGKVRVVENGKLLPEPFVTLPVDSSWERGVIGVTVDPEFPKVPYVYVCWVAADPYPHHRVSRFEADGNVAIASSEKVLLVGDNQNEMGGKVPNGHQGGALHFGPDGDLFIGIGEQTAGEPAQHLDTFLGKILRINKDGSIPADNPLLDQTSGKYQAIWASGARNPFTFAFRKSDGLMLINDVGGKFEEVNRGVKGVNYGWPTVDHGPQPSDSQYAGPVHWYPQASISGGDFAPKEFSSKWEGDYFFADFVHGWIKRLNPDQPDQVSDFAAGLRRPVDLRFGDDGSLYVLLRNAWVIDNKFAGGTGSLVRFRPKSVDDSQASKTSGVQLDSDAKDSSAADLPAFQVTTPRATYFLEKTGAGLSSLLDRDGNDWLGFHPAAKSGAAGEYRGFPNAVYKEGGNFFHALNQATDPSSTGVVEQSERKVVVEAVSGNGEWAALYEFFPKHFTWTMTKMPADRHYWVLYEGTPGGEFDENDWWMSSDQSSPQVMSVNHEGDLPSPEWMAFGDHQLDRALLIVHHEDDDHADRFYQMQNKMTVFGFGRQGIDRLIDSVPQSFSLTFVDQPNAEKLSSRALELIEFHNSTRDKNTQPDSND
- a CDS encoding DUF6797 domain-containing protein is translated as MYVPANAVRFLLSALLTLSLCVSAQAAPLSESLLQANAEELATEAKELGNPQRGAILFHQVHIGCVKCHSVDGSRNGLGPELTELAKSSGTSDAEIVASVLKPSERIREGFETHTVQTTSGKVITGLLVEQTSDAITLRDPGQAGLKITIPVDEIEEQLRQTVSIMPTGVVDQLGSRQQFRDLIRYLLEIRDGGLARARELQPAPGLITLAVPEYENHIDHAQLIASLDDAAFERGEQIYLRLCINCHGNLDHPGSLPTALRFAEGKFKNGSDPYSMYRTLTYGAGLMVPQTWMVPQQKYDVIHYLREVYLKEENPTQYTNIDDSYLNALPTGDTLGPEPVEYSPWSNMDYGTSMVNTFEIGNDGENFAQKGVAIRLDSGPGGVAKGNRWAIFDHDTMRIAAVWDRDPTSKDSGFINWQGIHFDGRHGTHPRIAGTLQIENPTGPGWANPLTAEFADDQRVTGRDGRKYGPLPKGWADFNGLHVVGDQTVIDYSIDQTRILEVLQTTGTTSHENQTSDIFSRQLHIAPNSRPLTNLIATLEAESVQSVALSETAVALIPDRQAQTPQSASQFDGRSLYQLNDPEKFDTYENDFSIVAKIRTRTDGTVFSRAPESGPWVPNGTSLFIRNGRLTYDIGWVGAVTSRKRIDDGKWHTVAMTWRHESGEVSLFVDGQLTGSGVLKPKKTANQLAAKIGFTSENFPSNSHFEGEIQQFDFYSEALKTPKLVAPNSEVKNNLVASFPFGNATLDSDGQLVGIEQVTRITNNSASSSGQPKAILAGILGDVEGCQLHSDANRLLLTLSPRDQSRDLLIWTMTLDANETTEEMRSISEQLVDLIAVESIPKLLSQPRPQRWSEVVETVATTSPPSEGFQIDTIAVPTANPWFCRIRLSGHDFFSDGDTAAVSSWDGDVWRVSGLSTIGNGDSNTQSKLHWQRIASGLFQPLGVKIVDDIVYVTCRDQIVILRDENGDGETDFYECFNQDHQVTEHFHEFAMGLQRDEQGNFYYAKSARHALKAVVPHHGTLLKVSPDGETTEIIANGFRAANGVCLNPDGSFIVTDQEGHWNPKNRINWVTAGGFYGNMFGYHDVTDESDDAMIPPLCWITNSFDRSPAELLWVDTPAWGNLNGMLLNLSYGYGKIYVVPHEQVGDQRQGGMCELPIPQFPTGICRGRFHPDGSLYLTGLFAWASQQQSEEGGFYRVRKVAGPSTLPVELNAKQGRMIITWSDPIHPDTCRDLERFEVTTWDLKRTARYGSDHYNVKNLPVESVRLSDDQLRLELSIPDLAPTWGMEIRCRLLLEDGSEVERVIHNTIHVLAED
- a CDS encoding alpha/beta hydrolase — translated: MPLHPQAEAFLAAVAAQNRPGWEEMTPEEARTVFDGLQEVFGEGADLPVVRDETVGSGIRVRCYSPSTELPESVVLYFHGGGWVLGDLESHDSLCRNLCAASGVQVVSVDYRRPPEHRYPAAIDDCHEVFKILRSEPGRFGIDPSKIVIAGDSAGGNLAAAVALRAKAEGDIQPAAQVLIYPAIEPNFESDSYRQFGTGFGLTAANMQWFWNHYLGPEIVLEKFPYAALRGRHSLKGLPETFVVLAEYDVLHSEGQAFASSMISEGSNVQVKAYPGMLHGFVHFAAVFDSSREAIADMADFIQKVAQR
- a CDS encoding DUF1080 domain-containing protein — translated: MSACAVQLRLRRLSLLVPVLFGISVADVTGQEASAEKVLFDGKTLDGWDGDPRFWRVEEGAIVGETTADNKAEQNTFLIYRGGEFGNFDLSFEYQVKGYNSGVQYRSQEIGEWSIGGYQCDFEDQWHSTDSGKVDKFSGMFFDEKGRMFMGQRGDAVVVRTNPENGKKPLIEKIGTVGDPADLEEAIHRHGWNRCRVIANDFQFVHIINDRVMSIGIDEDTEHRKSSGLIAFQLHSGPPMQIKIRNLKVRELAND